The following coding sequences lie in one Methylosinus sp. PW1 genomic window:
- a CDS encoding DUF6163 family protein: MTEHTLYEEADDPHRPIRLGDAGAAGQSARWGHMLTLFMRVMALFWLLQGVMQWVIVLTASKPIFDEAPTNAAIAVVFFAVLDLVAGVGLWLATPWGGVLWLLIAGAQIFVTLSVPGFFAGGYWLIALDLALIGLYFFLTFEAGRDYEAQRLREKRRRRRGPEAEATDGRFSRLQRQARALLARFGR, encoded by the coding sequence GTGACCGAGCATACGCTCTATGAGGAGGCGGACGACCCTCACCGGCCGATCCGCCTCGGCGACGCCGGCGCGGCGGGCCAGTCGGCGCGCTGGGGCCACATGCTCACGCTGTTCATGCGCGTCATGGCGCTGTTCTGGCTGCTGCAGGGCGTGATGCAATGGGTCATCGTGCTCACCGCCAGCAAGCCCATATTCGACGAGGCGCCGACCAACGCCGCCATCGCCGTCGTGTTCTTCGCCGTGCTCGATCTCGTCGCCGGCGTCGGGCTTTGGCTGGCGACGCCCTGGGGCGGCGTGCTGTGGCTGCTCATCGCCGGCGCGCAAATCTTCGTGACCTTGAGCGTGCCGGGGTTTTTCGCAGGCGGCTATTGGCTCATCGCCCTCGATCTCGCGCTCATCGGCCTCTATTTCTTCCTCACCTTCGAGGCCGGCCGCGATTATGAGGCGCAACGCCTGCGCGAAAAGCGCCGCAGGCGGCGCGGTCCCGAGGCCGAGGCCACGGACGGCCGCTTCAGCCGCCTGCAACGGCAGGCGCGCGCGCTTCTCGCCCGGTTCGGCCGGTAA
- the trpE gene encoding anthranilate synthase component I has protein sequence MSEPSFDEFAAAYEAGRASLAATRLVADLETPVAAYLKLTRARTANVFLLESVEGGAARGRYSMIGLDPDIVFRIHGETAEINRRALRDANAFEPCAKPPLDALRELLAESAIDEVAHLPPMAAGVFGYLGYDTVRLMERLAPAKDDKIGAPDAILLRPTVMVVFDNVRDEIIVVTPARPAAGVSAKAAYEAALARLDSVVTTLEAPLEQREAEADPHLLAEEPVSNTAPGRFLEMVERAKDYIRAGDIFQVVLSQRFTAPFALPAFALYRALRRVNPAPFLCFLNFGDFQIVCSSPEILVRVAEGKVTIRPIAGTRWRSAVKAEDERLAAELLADEKERAEHLMLLDLGRNDVGRVAATGSVRVTDSFTIERYSHVMHIVSNVEGSLDPARDCIDALAAGFPAGTVSGAPKVRAMEIIDELETDKRGIYGGCIGYFGAGGQMDTCIVLRTAIVKDGKMHVQAGAGVVYDSDPDYEHRETVNKSKALFRAAEEAVRFATRARRGQ, from the coding sequence TTGTCGGAACCTTCGTTCGACGAATTCGCCGCCGCCTATGAGGCGGGCCGCGCGTCGCTGGCGGCGACGCGGCTCGTCGCCGACCTCGAGACGCCGGTCGCGGCCTATCTGAAGCTGACGCGCGCGCGGACGGCCAATGTCTTCCTGCTGGAATCGGTGGAGGGCGGCGCCGCGCGCGGACGCTATTCGATGATCGGGCTCGATCCCGACATCGTCTTCCGCATCCATGGCGAGACAGCCGAGATCAACCGCCGCGCGCTGCGCGACGCGAATGCTTTCGAGCCCTGCGCGAAGCCGCCGCTCGACGCGCTGCGCGAGCTGCTCGCCGAATCCGCGATCGACGAGGTCGCGCATCTGCCGCCCATGGCCGCGGGCGTGTTCGGCTATCTCGGCTATGACACTGTGCGGCTGATGGAGCGCCTCGCCCCGGCCAAGGACGACAAGATCGGCGCGCCCGACGCGATATTGCTGCGGCCGACCGTCATGGTCGTCTTCGACAATGTGCGCGACGAGATCATCGTGGTGACGCCCGCCCGCCCCGCGGCCGGCGTTTCCGCAAAGGCCGCCTATGAGGCGGCGCTCGCGCGGCTCGACTCGGTGGTCACGACCTTGGAGGCGCCGCTCGAGCAGCGCGAGGCGGAGGCCGATCCGCATCTTCTCGCCGAGGAGCCGGTCTCCAACACGGCGCCCGGGCGTTTCCTGGAAATGGTCGAGCGCGCCAAGGATTACATTCGCGCCGGCGATATTTTCCAGGTCGTGCTGTCGCAGCGCTTCACCGCGCCCTTCGCTTTGCCCGCCTTCGCGCTCTATCGCGCGTTGCGCCGCGTCAATCCGGCGCCCTTTCTCTGCTTTCTCAATTTCGGCGATTTCCAGATCGTCTGCTCCTCGCCGGAGATTCTGGTGCGCGTCGCCGAAGGCAAGGTGACGATCCGCCCCATCGCCGGCACGCGCTGGCGCAGCGCCGTGAAGGCGGAGGACGAGCGCCTCGCCGCCGAGCTTCTCGCCGATGAGAAAGAGCGCGCCGAGCATTTGATGCTGCTCGATCTCGGACGCAATGACGTCGGCCGCGTGGCCGCGACGGGAAGCGTGCGCGTAACCGACAGCTTCACCATAGAGCGCTACAGCCATGTGATGCACATCGTCTCCAATGTCGAAGGCTCGCTCGATCCCGCGCGCGACTGCATAGACGCGCTCGCCGCCGGCTTTCCGGCCGGCACGGTCTCCGGCGCGCCCAAGGTGCGCGCCATGGAGATCATCGACGAATTGGAGACCGACAAGCGCGGCATCTATGGCGGCTGCATCGGCTATTTCGGCGCCGGCGGGCAGATGGACACTTGCATCGTGCTGCGCACGGCGATCGTGAAAGACGGCAAGATGCATGTGCAGGCGGGCGCCGGCGTCGTCTATGACAGCGACCCCGATTACGAGCATCGCGAGACGGTGAACAAGTCCAAGGCGCTGTTCCGCGCCGCGGAGGAAGCCGTGCGCTTCGCGACGCGCGCGCGGCGCGGGCAGTAG